A window of Myxococcota bacterium contains these coding sequences:
- a CDS encoding cation-translocating P-type ATPase yields MGRLEAARAATSEVTAWHVRPAEVLTAELETDAASGLAREEAARRLAVEGPNEIERARGRSALAILAGQFASLVVWVLIGAAVVSLVVGDALDGAAILAIVVLNGATGFAQEYRSERAVAALAKLSAPSARVVRGGAAALVPAREIVRGDLLLLDAGDLVAADARLVAAAALRTSEAALTGESEPVEKRLGALPEATPLADRANSVFLGTSVATGSGRALVTATGAHTELGGIAQLLETATRDETPLQRRLDRVARLLVWASLAIVALVFGLGLLRGLERTGLFMTAVSLAVAAIPEGLPAVVTLALALGVERMVQRNSLVRRLAAVETLGSTEVICTDKTGTLTVGAMTVRRLFSAAGAAEPVLWVAAACNDAELAPGAAGVEVVGDPTEGALLVEAAKRAIRRSDVERDSPRVAVLPFDSDRKLMTIVRRRGDALVAAVKGAPEVVLARCSHVRTSSGIESLDELGRERLHERVALFAGDALRVLAFAERRLESYPPEGDVENGLVFVGLAGLQDPPRADVPDALARCRRAGIRAVMITGDHPDTARAIASELGILGPGDELATGPELEQLDDPALATRVPRTAVYARVTAAHKLRIVRAWKRLGAVVAMTGDGVNDAPALREASIGIAMGRTGTEVAKSAADIVITDDRFSSIVAAVEEGRRIFDNIRKTLGYLLAGNSAELAVMLLATLVGTPLPLLPVQLLWVNLVTDGLPALALATDPIDPGALARPPRRPDSPFADRGLVGTILLTAALTSAVTFGTFSWELWRGTDLAAARNAAFSVLTFAELLRAFGARSETHSIWVLGLFSNLRLFLVVAGSFALQLSLHRIPLLEEVFQTGPIEPAELASWIALGALPLAVLEAVKLVRGSQPAGKSRISGGTR; encoded by the coding sequence TTGGGAAGGCTTGAAGCGGCGCGAGCGGCAACGAGCGAAGTGACTGCCTGGCACGTGCGCCCGGCGGAGGTTCTCACCGCCGAGCTCGAGACGGACGCCGCGAGCGGCCTCGCGCGTGAAGAGGCCGCGCGCCGCCTCGCCGTCGAAGGGCCGAACGAGATCGAGCGCGCGCGGGGCCGCTCGGCGCTCGCGATCCTCGCGGGTCAGTTCGCGAGCCTCGTGGTCTGGGTCCTCATCGGCGCGGCGGTCGTCTCGCTCGTCGTCGGCGACGCGCTCGACGGCGCGGCCATCCTGGCGATCGTCGTCTTGAACGGCGCGACCGGCTTCGCGCAGGAGTATCGCTCGGAGCGGGCGGTCGCGGCGTTGGCGAAGCTCAGCGCGCCGAGCGCGCGGGTCGTGCGGGGCGGCGCGGCGGCGCTGGTGCCGGCGCGCGAGATCGTGCGCGGCGACCTGTTGCTGCTCGACGCGGGCGACCTCGTGGCAGCGGACGCGCGCCTGGTGGCGGCCGCGGCCCTGCGCACGAGCGAAGCCGCGCTGACCGGTGAGTCGGAGCCCGTCGAGAAGCGGCTCGGGGCGTTGCCGGAGGCGACGCCGCTCGCGGACCGTGCCAACTCGGTCTTTCTCGGCACCAGCGTTGCGACCGGGTCGGGCCGCGCGCTCGTGACTGCGACGGGCGCGCACACCGAGCTGGGCGGAATCGCCCAGCTGCTCGAGACCGCGACGCGCGACGAGACCCCGCTGCAGCGCCGTCTCGACCGCGTCGCCCGGCTGCTGGTGTGGGCGAGCCTCGCGATCGTGGCGCTGGTGTTCGGGCTCGGCCTGCTCCGCGGCCTCGAGCGCACCGGACTGTTCATGACCGCCGTCAGCCTCGCGGTCGCGGCGATTCCCGAGGGCCTGCCGGCTGTGGTCACTCTGGCGCTCGCCCTCGGTGTGGAGCGCATGGTGCAGCGCAACTCACTCGTGCGGCGCCTCGCGGCGGTCGAGACGCTCGGCTCGACCGAGGTGATCTGCACCGACAAGACGGGAACCCTGACCGTCGGGGCGATGACGGTGCGCCGGCTGTTCTCGGCAGCAGGCGCTGCCGAGCCCGTCCTGTGGGTCGCCGCGGCGTGCAACGACGCCGAGCTCGCGCCGGGCGCCGCCGGGGTCGAGGTGGTGGGCGACCCGACCGAGGGCGCCCTGCTGGTGGAAGCGGCGAAGCGGGCCATCCGGCGCAGCGACGTCGAGCGCGACTCGCCGCGGGTCGCGGTGCTGCCGTTCGACTCGGACCGCAAGCTCATGACGATCGTCCGCCGCCGTGGGGACGCCCTGGTCGCCGCCGTGAAGGGTGCGCCCGAGGTCGTGCTCGCGCGCTGCTCGCACGTCCGGACCTCGAGCGGGATCGAGTCACTCGACGAGCTCGGGCGCGAGAGGCTCCACGAGCGGGTCGCGCTCTTCGCGGGCGACGCGCTGCGCGTGCTGGCGTTCGCGGAGCGGCGTCTGGAAAGCTACCCGCCCGAGGGCGACGTCGAGAACGGGCTCGTATTCGTGGGACTGGCGGGCCTGCAGGATCCCCCTCGCGCCGACGTGCCCGATGCGCTCGCGCGCTGCCGGCGCGCCGGGATCCGCGCCGTCATGATCACGGGAGACCATCCGGACACCGCGCGAGCGATCGCCTCGGAGCTCGGCATACTCGGCCCCGGAGACGAGCTGGCGACCGGTCCGGAGCTGGAGCAGCTCGACGATCCCGCGCTCGCGACGCGCGTTCCGCGCACCGCCGTGTACGCGCGAGTGACTGCCGCGCACAAGCTCCGCATCGTGCGCGCGTGGAAGAGGCTCGGGGCCGTCGTCGCCATGACCGGCGACGGCGTGAACGACGCCCCCGCCCTGCGCGAGGCCTCGATCGGGATCGCCATGGGCCGGACCGGGACCGAGGTCGCGAAGTCGGCCGCGGACATCGTGATCACCGACGACCGCTTCTCCTCGATCGTGGCCGCCGTCGAGGAGGGGCGCCGCATCTTCGACAACATCCGCAAGACGCTCGGCTACCTCCTGGCGGGCAACTCCGCGGAGCTGGCGGTGATGCTGCTGGCCACGCTGGTCGGCACGCCCCTACCGCTGCTCCCGGTCCAGCTCCTCTGGGTGAATCTGGTGACCGACGGCCTGCCCGCGCTCGCGCTCGCGACCGACCCGATCGATCCGGGCGCGCTCGCCCGCCCGCCGCGGCGACCCGACTCACCTTTCGCCGACCGCGGGCTCGTCGGAACGATCCTGCTCACCGCGGCACTCACCTCGGCGGTCACTTTTGGCACCTTCAGCTGGGAGCTGTGGCGCGGGACGGACCTCGCCGCCGCGAGGAACGCCGCTTTCTCCGTGCTCACCTTCGCTGAGCTGCTGCGGGCCTTCGGCGCTCGCAGCGAGACTCACTCCATCTGGGTGCTCGGTCTGTTCTCGAACCTGCGCCTGTTCCTGGTCGTGGCGGGGAGCTTCGCCCTGCAGCTCTCGCTCCACCGCATTCCGCTCCTGGAAGAGGTGTTCCAGACCGGGCCGATCGAGCCCGCAGAGCTCGCGTCGTGGATCGCGCTCGGCGCGCTGCCGCTCGCCGTGCTCGAGGCCGTGAAGCTCGTGCGCGGGTCTCAGCCCGCGGGAAAGAGCCGGATCTCGGGCGGAACGAGATAG
- a CDS encoding nuclear transport factor 2 family protein — protein sequence MTAPSEDFFQIQQVLYAYARAIDAKDWKSLERVFTPDARIHYALERGAQLRFPELGPWLARAMTIFKATQHVISNPSIELRGDTASSTAYLVATHVQVRPDGTENLTTEGGRYTDTWQRTAEGWRIATRKLERIWVDGSYLVPPEIRLFPAG from the coding sequence GTGACCGCGCCATCTGAAGATTTCTTCCAGATCCAGCAGGTGCTCTACGCCTACGCGCGTGCGATCGACGCCAAGGACTGGAAGTCACTCGAGCGGGTGTTCACACCCGACGCGCGCATCCACTACGCCCTGGAGCGCGGCGCACAGCTGCGCTTTCCCGAGCTCGGGCCGTGGCTCGCGCGCGCGATGACCATCTTCAAGGCCACGCAGCACGTGATCTCGAACCCGTCGATCGAGCTGCGCGGCGACACCGCGAGCTCGACCGCCTACCTGGTCGCGACTCACGTGCAGGTGAGACCCGACGGCACGGAGAATCTCACCACCGAAGGGGGGCGCTACACCGACACGTGGCAGCGCACGGCCGAAGGCTGGCGGATCGCGACCCGCAAGCTCGAGCGCATCTGGGTCGACGGCAGCTATCTCGTTCCGCCCGAGATCCGGCTCTTTCCCGCGGGCTGA
- a CDS encoding TIGR00730 family Rossman fold protein, with amino-acid sequence MSEQNPTSKEALESIGWPVSEDDRERISRIEGELERGFAALRGVEPAVAIFGSARARPEDPVYAAARATARAVAGAGFDVLSGGGPGVMEAACRGCAEGGGLPVGLTIELPDEQPTNTWVQRECRFHYFFARKLMFVRYSCAFLIFPGGFGTLDEAFEALTLVQTHKIPHFPVLLHADPYWAGFRRLLDDMVARGAISSHEHRQVREFSTPAEALDILLHCHRNLCEALHKPPLHARGRGGAE; translated from the coding sequence GTGAGCGAGCAGAACCCGACCTCGAAAGAAGCCCTGGAGAGCATAGGTTGGCCGGTCTCCGAGGACGACCGGGAGCGCATCTCGCGCATCGAGGGCGAGCTCGAACGCGGCTTCGCCGCGCTGCGCGGCGTCGAGCCCGCGGTTGCGATCTTCGGCTCGGCGCGCGCGCGCCCCGAAGACCCGGTCTACGCCGCGGCGCGCGCGACCGCCCGCGCGGTGGCCGGCGCCGGCTTCGACGTGCTCAGCGGCGGCGGCCCCGGGGTGATGGAAGCCGCGTGCCGGGGCTGCGCCGAAGGCGGCGGCCTGCCGGTCGGCCTCACGATCGAGCTGCCGGACGAGCAGCCGACGAACACCTGGGTCCAACGCGAGTGCCGCTTCCACTACTTCTTCGCGCGCAAGCTCATGTTCGTGCGCTACTCCTGCGCCTTCCTGATCTTCCCGGGCGGCTTCGGCACGCTCGACGAGGCCTTCGAGGCACTCACTCTCGTGCAGACTCACAAGATCCCGCACTTTCCCGTCCTGCTGCACGCGGATCCTTACTGGGCCGGGTTCCGGCGGCTGCTCGACGACATGGTGGCGCGCGGCGCGATCTCGTCGCACGAGCACCGCCAGGTGCGCGAGTTCTCGACGCCGGCCGAGGCGCTGGACATCCTCCTCCACTGTCACCGGAACCTGTGCGAAGCGCTCCACAAGCCGCCGCTGCACGCGCGCGGGCGAGGCGGTGCCGAATGA
- a CDS encoding acyl-CoA synthetase: TVGRAWANSEIRVLDDEGKDCPPGTPGTVYMKLGAADFEYKGDRKKTDENRRAGFFTVGDVGYLDDEKYLFLCDRKNDMIISGGVNIYPAEIENVLLTHPKVGDVAVFGIPNEDWGEEVKAVVEPAAGVTPGPALADEIFAFCADKLAKFKTPKTIDFVSELPRDPNGKLYKRKLRDPYWANRDRAI; the protein is encoded by the coding sequence ACCGTCGGGCGCGCCTGGGCGAACTCCGAGATCCGCGTGCTCGACGACGAGGGCAAGGATTGCCCGCCGGGCACGCCGGGCACGGTCTACATGAAGCTCGGCGCCGCCGACTTCGAGTACAAGGGCGACCGCAAGAAGACCGACGAGAACCGCCGCGCGGGCTTCTTCACGGTGGGCGACGTCGGCTACCTCGACGACGAGAAGTACCTGTTCCTGTGCGACCGCAAGAACGACATGATCATCTCGGGGGGCGTGAACATCTACCCGGCCGAGATCGAGAACGTGCTGCTCACGCACCCCAAGGTCGGCGACGTGGCCGTGTTCGGCATCCCGAACGAGGACTGGGGCGAAGAGGTGAAGGCGGTGGTCGAGCCGGCGGCTGGAGTCACTCCGGGCCCCGCGCTGGCCGACGAGATCTTCGCCTTCTGCGCCGACAAGCTGGCGAAGTTCAAGACGCCCAAGACCATCGACTTCGTGTCCGAGCTGCCGCGCGACCCGAACGGGAAGCTCTACAAGCGCAAGCTGCGTGACCCGTACTGGGCGAACCGTGACCGCGCCATCTGA
- a CDS encoding MBL fold metallo-hydrolase, which translates to MTAPAALRFLGAVGTVTGSKFLLELGGARVLLDCGLFQGRKELRLRNWATVPFDPAKLDAIVLSHAHIDHSGYLPRVVREGFRGPVYCTAGTADLLGILLPDSARLQEDDAERANRVGYTKHHPALPLYSVADATAAMSHLQPRPYGCEFAVANGVRAIFRRAGHILGSATVELELDTRPATRLVYSGDLGRPGRPILRDPEPVESADYLLVESTYGDRVHSHDEVERLAALVNETAARGGALLVPSFAVGRSQELAFTLRRLEDEGRIPPLPVFVDSPMAIAGTEIYRRHPEDHDLDMRQLVDEHRDPLRCRRLTLVHSAEESKRLNRLTGGFIVIAGSGMATGGRILHHLALRLPDRRTTVLLPGFQAAGTRGRALQEGATSLRIHGQDVPVKARIETIDGFSAHADRNEILDWLGHFRAPPRHTWVVHGEPSAASALAGEIGSRLGWTVSVAADGEVGSLS; encoded by the coding sequence ATGACTGCCCCCGCTGCGCTGCGCTTCCTGGGCGCGGTCGGGACCGTGACCGGTTCGAAGTTCCTGCTCGAGCTCGGCGGCGCGCGGGTGCTGCTCGACTGCGGTCTGTTCCAGGGCCGCAAGGAGCTGCGGCTGCGCAACTGGGCGACGGTGCCCTTCGACCCGGCGAAGCTCGACGCGATCGTTCTCAGTCACGCGCACATCGATCACTCCGGGTATCTGCCGCGCGTGGTGCGGGAAGGGTTTCGCGGGCCCGTGTACTGCACGGCCGGGACCGCCGATCTCCTCGGGATCCTCCTGCCCGACTCCGCGAGGCTCCAGGAGGACGACGCGGAGCGCGCCAACCGGGTCGGCTACACGAAGCACCATCCGGCGCTGCCACTCTATTCCGTCGCCGACGCCACGGCGGCGATGTCGCACCTGCAGCCGCGGCCCTACGGGTGCGAATTCGCGGTCGCGAACGGCGTGCGCGCGATCTTCCGGCGCGCGGGCCACATACTCGGCTCGGCGACGGTGGAGCTCGAGCTGGACACGCGGCCCGCGACGCGGCTCGTCTACTCGGGAGACCTGGGACGCCCGGGCCGGCCGATCCTGCGCGACCCCGAGCCCGTGGAGTCCGCCGACTATCTGCTCGTGGAGTCGACCTACGGCGACCGCGTCCACTCACACGACGAGGTGGAGCGGCTCGCCGCGCTCGTGAACGAGACCGCCGCGCGCGGCGGCGCGCTGCTCGTGCCCTCGTTCGCGGTGGGGCGGAGTCAGGAGCTCGCCTTCACCCTGCGTCGCCTCGAGGACGAGGGGCGGATTCCGCCGCTGCCCGTGTTCGTCGACAGCCCGATGGCGATCGCCGGCACGGAGATCTACCGCCGCCACCCGGAGGACCACGACCTCGACATGCGCCAGCTCGTGGACGAGCACCGCGATCCGTTGCGCTGCCGGAGACTCACGCTGGTGCACTCGGCCGAAGAGTCGAAGCGACTGAACCGCCTGACCGGCGGCTTCATCGTGATCGCCGGCAGCGGCATGGCGACGGGCGGGCGTATCCTGCACCACCTCGCGCTGCGTCTCCCCGATCGGCGCACGACCGTGCTGCTCCCGGGCTTCCAAGCGGCAGGCACGCGCGGGCGCGCGCTGCAGGAAGGCGCGACGTCGCTGCGCATCCACGGCCAGGACGTTCCGGTGAAGGCCCGGATCGAGACCATCGACGGGTTCTCGGCGCACGCAGACCGGAACGAGATACTCGACTGGCTCGGTCA